The Pseudoxanthomonas sp. genome segment GCACCGGCATGTCGTCGCTGGCGGGCTGGCCGGCGTAGTCCGACTGCCAGTCCACCCCGCTGCGCCGCACGAAGTTGCCGCTGCGCTCGTCGTAGACGATCGAGTGCCCGCGGCGGGTCGCGCGGGGACGGTACTGGGTGGCTTCGACGAACCGGCGGAACTCGCCCACCGTCACCGGGTGCCGGGCCATGGCGAAGCCGCGGTCGAAGCGCACGTAGTGGGCAGGCTTTTCGGCATCGGAAGCGCCAGCCTCGTCCTCCGCCGCGCCCATCAGGAAGCCGCCATGCGGCACCACCACCATCTCGGGCCCGCGGCCGCCGTGATGCAGGGCGTCGGTGAACGCCTGCCCGGGCCGGAACAGGCCGTAATGCGTGGCCAGGTCGATGCGCTGGCGGAAGTCGGCGGCCACCCGGTTGCCCGGCTCGGCGATGCGCAGCACTTCGGCCAGCTTCACGCGCGCCTCCTTCAGACCCAGCGGCGTGGCCATGTCGCGCACGCCGGCGTCGCGCAGTTCGACGATGCGGGCCAGGCGGATGGCCTCCACCCGCACGCGGGCATCGGCCACCGTCTGCGCGTCCTCGCGCGCGTCCGCCGCATGGTCCAGCCAGGTACGTGCGGTGGTGAAATCGCTGGCCAACGCGGCCTCCTCGGCGCGGCGGATCATCGCGCTCTCGACCGCCGCGACGCCCTGCCGGGCGCGCGCCTGGCCCGGCTTCCACTTCAGCACCTCGCGGAAACCCGCAAGCGCACCGCCGCCGGCTTCGCCGAGGGCGCCTTCGCGCAAGGCGCCCTCGGCGGCCACGTTCAGCCGCGTGAGCTGGTCGATCTCGTCCACCCGCGCCAGATAGCTGCTCACCGCCGCGTCGGCAGGCGCGACGGTCCGCGCCACAGCGGCGATCTGGCGCGCGCGCCGCAGCGATTCGGTGCGGTCCTCGGCATGCCGCAGCGCCTGCGCGCCCTGGTCGAGCAGGCGATCGAGGCTGCGGCCCAGGCCGGCCTTGGCGCGCGCATCGGCGGGGTCGCGCCGCTGCAGGGCGAGATAGAGCGGGATGGCATCGTCGGCGCCGTCGAACAGGCGCCCCTCGGACAGCGCCGTCGCCGCCCGCGCGTGCGCGTCGGCCACGCCGTCTTCCGCTAGCACCACGCTCGGCGGGCGCCAGGTCAGTTCGTCCACGGCGCTGTCGTCGCCGGTGACGGTGACGCTGGGCATGCGGATCGCATCGGCGCCTGCGTCCGCGTCGGCCGTGTCCGCCGCATCGCGCGAACAACCGGCGATCCAGGGAAGCGATAGCAACAATACGGCGAAAAGCGCGCGCAAACACCCTCCGTGATGGGAGCCAACCGCCCCCGTGAGAGAATGCCGGCCGACAAGACCGGCAGACGAGACGGGCCGAGCCCGGACCTTAGGTTATTGTCCCCTGACTGAGCAAACGACGCATCACGCGGAGATTACGTGCCCCACTGGATCGACACCCCCGCCACGCTGGACGCGCACCTGCAACGCCGGCCCACGCGGATCGGCCTGGATACCGAATTCGTCCGCGAGCGCACCTTCTGGCCCCAGCTCGCGCTCGTTCAGATCGCCCTCGACGACGACGTGCTGCTGGTCGACCCGCTGGCGCCAAGCATGACCGATGCGCTGCGGCCATGGCTGCTGGACACCTCGATCACCAAGGTCATGCACAGTGCCAGCGAGGACCTGGTGACGTTCAAGGTGGCCTGCGATGCGCTGCCGACGCCGCTGTTCGATACGCAGATCGCCGCCGCCATCGCCGGCGTCGCGGCGGGCATCGGGTACCAGAAGCTGGTGGAGCGCGTCACCGGCGTGGTGCTGCCCAAGGGCGAGACCCGCTCGGACTGGATGCGCCGTCCCTTGAGCGACGCACAGCTGCATTACGCGGCCGACGACGTGCGCTACCTGTTCGCCATCCACGACACGCTGCAGGCGCAGCTGGCCGCCCAGGGGCGGCAGGCCTGGGTCGAAGAGGACTGCGCCCGGTTCGTCGACAACGCCGCGCACGACGAGGGCGAACGCTGGCCGCACCTGTCGATGCGCAGTGCGCAGTTCCTCGACGCCGATGAGCAGCGCCGGCTGGTGCGCCTGCTGCGCTGGCGCGAGGCGCAGGCGCGCGCCAGCGACAAGCCGCGCAGCTGGATCCTGGACAACGAACTGGCGGTGGCCCTGGCGCGCACGTCGCCCGAGGACAAGGGCGCGCTGCTGCGCGTGTTCGACAGCCATCCCAAGGCGCCGCGCAAGCTGGCCGATGCGGTCTGGCAGGCGTTCGTCACGCCGCTGGACGATGAGGCGTCCATGCCGCTGGCCCGTGCCGCCACCGATGGCGACAAGGCGCAGGTCAAGCGGCTGCAGGATGCGGTGTCGGCGCGCAGCCTGGAACTCGGCCTGCCCGACGGGGTACTCGCCTCGCGTCGCTATCTGGAAGCC includes the following:
- a CDS encoding formylglycine-generating enzyme family protein, giving the protein MPSVTVTGDDSAVDELTWRPPSVVLAEDGVADAHARAATALSEGRLFDGADDAIPLYLALQRRDPADARAKAGLGRSLDRLLDQGAQALRHAEDRTESLRRARQIAAVARTVAPADAAVSSYLARVDEIDQLTRLNVAAEGALREGALGEAGGGALAGFREVLKWKPGQARARQGVAAVESAMIRRAEEAALASDFTTARTWLDHAADAREDAQTVADARVRVEAIRLARIVELRDAGVRDMATPLGLKEARVKLAEVLRIAEPGNRVAADFRQRIDLATHYGLFRPGQAFTDALHHGGRGPEMVVVPHGGFLMGAAEDEAGASDAEKPAHYVRFDRGFAMARHPVTVGEFRRFVEATQYRPRATRRGHSIVYDERSGNFVRRSGVDWQSDYAGQPASDDMPVLHVSVYDAEAYAEWLAGQTGHGYRLPSEAEYEYAQRAGQQGRYPWGNGQPPRGVANLTGGNDRSPSGRSWNNAFVGYGDGYWGPAPVGRFRANAFGLKDLEGNISEWVGDCWHASYRRAPADGAAWFNPGCRSRVVRGGSWASSPAQARAAWRSSSDSDMTNARVGFRVVRGI
- the rnd gene encoding ribonuclease D, with translation MPHWIDTPATLDAHLQRRPTRIGLDTEFVRERTFWPQLALVQIALDDDVLLVDPLAPSMTDALRPWLLDTSITKVMHSASEDLVTFKVACDALPTPLFDTQIAAAIAGVAAGIGYQKLVERVTGVVLPKGETRSDWMRRPLSDAQLHYAADDVRYLFAIHDTLQAQLAAQGRQAWVEEDCARFVDNAAHDEGERWPHLSMRSAQFLDADEQRRLVRLLRWREAQARASDKPRSWILDNELAVALARTSPEDKGALLRVFDSHPKAPRKLADAVWQAFVTPLDDEASMPLARAATDGDKAQVKRLQDAVSARSLELGLPDGVLASRRYLEALQESGQWPAALSGWRRGELAPVLDPILDRSGLAPASAAG